In Nocardioides sp. W7, the genomic stretch TGGGGGCCACCGGGCTGGCGCAGTGCGCCGAGATCACCTGGCAGCTGCGCGGTGAGGCGGCCGGCCGGCAGGTGCCCGGCGCGAGCACCGGACTGCAGCACAACCTCGGCATCGGTGGCGCCTGCGTGGTGACCCTCTACTCGGCCTGACGCACGAGTCGTCCTGCTCAGCAGGAACAGCTGCCAGGTCGGGCAGGGGGCGGCGTCGATCTCCGCTCCCTGCCCGACGCCTGGCACGACCTCCAGGTCTGACTCTGGCGGTCATGCTCTCCGCGACGGGGGCGCGGAGCCAGGCGTTGTAAGAGACGCACGTGCCGCCCGCCTCTTACGAGAGGGCGCTCAGAAGTTCCGCGGCACTAGGCAGGGGAGGCGAGGCCGGCCCGAGTGTCGCGGAGGTCGTCGGTGACGTCACGACACGGATCGCAGAAGCGCAGGTGCTCGACGACATCATCGGGAAGGGGGGTGTCCGACCGGGCCAGGAGGGCTTCGACGTACTCCGCGCGACAGGCGGCGCAGGAGGGATCGGCGACCGCTGGCAGGTGGAGCCGGACGTAGGCGTCGCGCAGGCCCTGGCGCGCGCGGAAGGCGAGCGCGGCGGCGGCGTTGGGGTTGATGCCCAGCCGCTGACCCACCTCCGACAGCGGCCGCTGCTCGACCGTCGTCCACCACAGGACCAGCTGCCAGCGGGCCGGAAGGTCGCCGAGGGCATCCGCGAGGAGCTGGGACTCCTGCCTGACGGCACTGTCGCGACGGGCGCGGTCCGGGAGGCGGGTGTCGGCTGTGACTTCGTCGACGTCGTCGGTCAGGACCAGGCGCGCGTTCTTGCGGGGGAGATCGGCGGCGGCGCTGCGCACCGCGGTGATGAGATAGGCGCGGAAGGAGACCTGCGGGCCGCCGCCTCGGGAGATCTGCTTCAGCACTCGTGCGAATGCCTCCGACACGACGTCGTCGAGGTCGTCCGGCCGGCACAGCCCTCGGGCGACACCCCGCGCGACCGAGAGGTGGAGACGGTAGAGCTCGTCAACCGCCTCCGCGTCGCCGGCTCGGGCTGCTGCGACGAGAACCTGGTCACGCTCCACGGAACGGGGCAGCGGGTCCGGCGGCGTGGTGCCGGCCTGCCGTCCCTGACGTCGCTGATTCGGACGAAGCAGCGACAGCACGGCAGTACGATACCTCCCGTTGACGCTCGGGCCGGCGCGTGGGTCGCCTCGTCAACGGGTGCGGTCTAGGTCGGCGGAGGGCGGACGCGATGGCGGGCTGGAAGCGCTGGGCGGCTCGTCGCGACACCGCGCGCTCAGCGAGCTCCGCTCCGTCGGATCTGCGGATCCATCTTCCCCTCCTGTGGCCCGAGGGTCCGGACCGTCCGCTCGACGTTGCCGCTCTGCGGGCGCTGTCGCGGGAGTACGCCCGCACCGGGAGGGGCGTCGAGGTGCTGCTCGCCGATCTCGACCAGCTCTGCGCGGTCCTGGGGATGGGTACGCCGAGTCGGATGATCGAGGATTCCTCGGTCGCGTGGGCCGACGCGTTCCTGGACACGGTCGGTGGCGTCGGGCTGGAGTCGCAGGAATCGCTGGAGGAGGTCGAACGGCGCGTGATGCGCTCGGTCAGCGACGAGTGGCGGCAGCTGGTGCCGAGCGCTCAGCTGCTGGTGATCTCCTGGGAATCCGCGGATCCGGAGCGTTCCGCGCTCGCCAGGGTCGTGGGCGAGGTCCGCAGGGTGTTCCCCGGTGCCGCGGTCGCGGGACAGGCAGAGGGTCGGGTCGTGGCCGCAGTGGACGGGGGTGCCGAACTCGACCGGCGCACCGCGCTGCTGCGGACCCGTTGCACCGAGCTCGTCGGTTCGACCACCCCGACCGTGCAGGTGGTCCCGGGTCCGGTCGACGTGGACCTGGCACGACGCTTGTTCCGCAGGGCGGGGTGAGCAACGTGACGGACCCGGTTGAGGGATTCCTCGAGGACGTGACGGCCATGACCCGCCAGGCCGCGATCGACGGCTTGACGCTCGCGTCGGTCTTCACCGACCTGCGCTTGATCCTGGACCTCGAGCCGGGTGACGAGCTGCCGGCCGGGGTGCTGCGGGCCTGTGCTGTCGCATGGTCACGGACCCATGAGGACCTCGACCGGGCGCACGACGTCCGCGTGCTCACCTGGGACGATCTCGAGGATCGGTTGTGGATCTCCCTCGCCGGTCCCGACACCGAGCTGCCCTCCTGGGCGGTCCTCGCCGAGACGGGACCGCGCGAGGGCAGTAGTGGCGGGGGGCCCACGCTGTTGCAGCCCGACGACGTGCTCCGGGTGGCGGCGGGAGTGCTGGCGGCCCGGCTCGACCGTCCGTCGGAGCACGTGGCGCTGCTCGAGGGCCGGGAGAACGCATCACGTGGGCTGGTCGCGCTAGTGCAGGGCGATGTGCGTCGAGCCGAGCAGGCCCGGTCGTGGGTCGCCGGTCTCACTCCCGGCCGTAGCGGCCCCGTGGTGACCCTTCATCGGCTGGTCGACCATCCCGAGGGGCGCCTGGCGGCGATCCGCGAGGTGGTGTCTACCCTCGCGAGCGGCGACTGACCTCGGAGTCGGCTGCGTCGACCAGCGCCACTGCCTCGGAGACCGATCCGCCGCGCATGGCTACGAGGACACCGTCGAGGATCCCGACCTCGTCGTACCAGGCCTTGATGGTGGGCTCCGCGACGTCGCGGACGACGAGACCTATCGTCGACCGGCCCAACCGTCCGACCGCGATCGCCTCGGGTCGGCCCTCCCACGAGGCCGCGACGACCGATGCGGTGTCGACCAACAGGGCGGGGTCCGACGTCTGCATGACCACGGCGACCGCACTCTCGGTCTCGGCAGCAGAGTCTTGCGCCGCGTCGCCCAGGGCCTGCTGGAACGCGCGGCTCGACAGCAGCCCGGTAGCGGGATCGTGGGCCGGGACCCGGCCCATGAGTGTGCGGCGCGCCCAGTGCGCGGGCTCGTCCGATCCGACCCGCACCGAGCGACGCAGCAGGCACACCCAGCCGCCTGGGGGTGTGCCGTCCGAAGGCAGGCGCTGGACGTAGCCGCCGAGACGGAGCTTCTCGCTCCCGACGTCCAAGGTCACGGTGAGGGTGTCGAGGTCGACCAGGTCGGTGCCGAGCAGGACGATCGCATCGGTTCCCGGTGCAGGAGGCGCGGCACCTCGCAGCGTGTAGAAGAGCCGGGTCGGTGCATTGAGATCGACCAGCCGCTGCTGAGCGTCGAACACCAGGACGAGCGCCCCGAGGTCGTCGATCAGGGACCCTGCGTCCCGTCGGGGCCGGATGTTCTCGCCCGCGTGCACCGTGGTGGCAACGACGACGACCAGAGTCACGGTCACGATCACGTCGGTGATGTTGAGACGGAAGGCCTCCGCGATCAGGGTGACGACCGCCGCGACGAGGACGACGCGGGCCAGTACTCGGGGCCCAGGCTCCGGGTCGCCGGCTCGTCGCGCGACCTGGACGGCGATCGCCAGCAGCAGTGCGAAGCAGTAGACCGTGTTCGCGACGAAGAGCGCCGAACGGACGTCCTGACCGCCGACGAGGCGGACGATCAGCAGCAGTGCCGGTGCGGCGAACCACATGACCCAGAGGGACCGGCTGGGCCGCCAACCGGGCCGAGCGAACCAGCCGGCCCAGAGCAGGAGGGCGCCCGTGACGAACGCGATCGCGGGGAACCACAGGATCTGGTGCCACGGATGAATCCCCTCGTGCTTCACCGACGTCACGCACAGCGTCCAGACCACGGTGCCGCCCGAAGCCCAGCCCACGTGCGGCAAGAGCACCCGCAGTCGAGCCGGCAACACCAGCACGACGACGGTGGTGGCTGCGGCAACGACCGCGGCGAGCAGGTGCACCGCCGTCACCACAGACACGCCGGTCATGCTGGCACATTCCTGACCGCGGGTGCGGGCAGGGGCACCGTCGGTGCCGCGTTTCGACGCCGAGTCATCGTCATCCCCCAAGATCGGTGACGGTGTCGAGCCCGCGGGGGCTCGACCGAAGCTCCCACGATCGACGCTGATCGGACCAACCACCTCCGCCGCCGCGCCACCTGCCGTGGATTTCACCCGCGACTTCACCTGGGGACCATCCGGACCGTCGTACCCCGCGACTCGTCCGGACGATGGGGCGAACGTTTCAAAATGGAACGGTCCTTGCGCCTGATGCGCGCCTATGAAACGGTTCAACGCGATCGTGACGGGTGTCACGTCCGACG encodes the following:
- a CDS encoding sigma-70 family RNA polymerase sigma factor encodes the protein MLSLLRPNQRRQGRQAGTTPPDPLPRSVERDQVLVAAARAGDAEAVDELYRLHLSVARGVARGLCRPDDLDDVVSEAFARVLKQISRGGGPQVSFRAYLITAVRSAAADLPRKNARLVLTDDVDEVTADTRLPDRARRDSAVRQESQLLADALGDLPARWQLVLWWTTVEQRPLSEVGQRLGINPNAAAALAFRARQGLRDAYVRLHLPAVADPSCAACRAEYVEALLARSDTPLPDDVVEHLRFCDPCRDVTDDLRDTRAGLASPA